TCCGCTGAGAATCCGCTGTATCATAAATATTCTCCGTTCACCGGCTATTCTTTTTTGAAAGAAGCCATAGCCAAACGGTATAAAGAAGAATATAACGTAGACCTGGACCCGGAAAGTGAAGTCGCGATCTTGTTCGGCGGGAAGACCGGTCTTGTTCAGCTTCCTCAAATATTACTTAACCCCGATGATCTATGTCTCGTTCCGGACCCGGGATATCCGGATTATTGGTCAGGCGTCGCATTGGCCCAAGCCAAAATGAGCTTCATGCCGCTTACCGCAGAGAATAACTTTTTGCCTGATTACAACTCAATATCCCCGTCCGACAGGGAGAAAGCGAAGCTGATGTTCCTAAACTATCCGAACAACCCTACTTCGGCAACAGCCCCACTCTCTTTCTATGAAGAAACCGTTCAATTCGCGGCTGAGCATGGAATTGTAGTAGCAAGCGACTTCGCCTATGGTGCAATCGGCTTTGATGGCGAGCGGCCGATCAGCTTCCTCCAAACGCCCGGCGCGAAGGAAGTTGGTCTTGAGTTCTACACCTTGTCCAAGACGTATAATATGGCTGGGTGGCGTGTCGGGTTTGCGCTCGGAAACGCAAAGCTGATATCCCTGATTAACCAGCTGCAGGACCATATTTACGTAAGTCTCTTTGGCGGAATTCAAGCTGCGGCAGCGGAAGCGCTAACGGCGCCTCAAAATTGTGTGGATGATCTAGTTCGTCAATACCAGTCGCGGCGGGACGCATTTTTTGATGCTCTTTCAGACATCGGTTGGAACGCGGAGAAACCTGCGGGCTCCTTTTTCAGCTGGCTTTCCGTACCTGAAGGATTCACTTCCGTTTCTTTCTCCAATCTGTTGCTGGAAAAAGCGCATGTCGCGGTTGCTCCCGGAATCGGGTTCGGTACGTATGGAGAAGGTTACGTTCGGATTGGACTCTTGAGCAGCGAAGATCGCTTACGTGAAGCTGCAGAACGAATCGGAAAGCTAGGATTGTTCCGGTAGGGTTTTTCTTTGAAATCAATGGATGCTTGTGGTATTCTTGCAAGTAGTATAAGAACACGATAAATAAACGTGATGACGGGACCAGTAAGAAAGACATTGACGCGATAAGAGAGCAAATTCCGTAGGCTGTGAGAATTTGCCGTGGCATCTTTCCGAATCCTACCCCCGAGCGGCTTGCCCTAACAGGCTGGACAGTGCCTTCTGTTACAAGGCTCAAGCCGGATGAGAATTTTTCATCAATAAAGGTGGTACCGCGGAAGTGAAACTTTCGTCCTTTACATTAAAGGATGAAAGTTTTTTTATTTAAATATATGACTTTTAACAGAGGAAGTGATAGCGATGCCGTCACGCATCGTCGTAAAAATCGGAAGCAGCTCATTAACGAGTGACGAGGGTGGTTTAAATCTGGAAGCCATCAACTTTTTTGCCGGGGAGCTAGCCGCCCTACGCGAAGCAGGGCACGAAGTACTGCTCGTGACTTCTGGAGCGGTTGCCGCAGGTTTCCGCAAGATCGGTTATCCGATCCGCCCGCGGCTGCTGCATGAGAAGCAAGCCGCTGCCGCTGTCGGCCAGTCCCTGCTTATGCGTTCATATCAGAATGCTTTTGGAGCCCGAGGGTTGATCGCAGCACAAATCTTATTGACGCGGACCGATTTTGCCAACCGCAAACGGATGAATAATGCCAGCATGACGATCGATGAACTGCTGAAGCAAGGTGTCATTCCCGTGATCAATGAGAACGACACCGTTTCAATTGACGAACTCAAGTTCGGCGACAACGATACGCTGTCTGCCCTTGTTGCGAATCTGGTCCGGGCGCGTCAGTTGATTATTTTGACCGACATGGATGGGCTGTACACAGCAGACCCGCGTAAGTCACCTGAAGCCGTGCGTTTTGAAGAGGTAGAGGAAATTACAGATGAGATATACGCTCTCGCTGGTGGTGCTGGATCAAGTGTGGGGACAGGGGGCATGAGATCCAAGATTGATGCAGCCAAAATCGCCACACGAGGCGGAGTTCCTGTCTTTATCGGTAAAGCAAACGAAGCCGGAGATTTGATGACCGCATTGGAAGGCAAAGGTAAGGGCACGTATTTTGCCACCCACCTCTCCTCCCTGCCGATGAAGAAGCAATGGCTCGGATTTATGTCTTCTCCGATAGGACGGATTGTCGTGGACGACGGTGCACAAGAGGCGCTGCTCCATGGCGGCCACAGTCTGCTGCCCGTTGGCGTCAAGCGTGTGGAAGGCAGCTTCCATGCCGGAGACGTTGTTGAAGTCATTAACAGCAGCAATGAAAGGCTTGGAAGAGGAATCGTCAATTATGACGAAGATCAGCTGCAGACCATTCTCGGTCTGCCAAGCGGAGACGTTATTTCCGCAATCGGTGAGGTACACCGGCTTGAGGTTATTCACCGCGATGAATGGATTACGTTAAAATAAAATATTGAAGGAGGAAGAAACCATGAGTGAAGTAAGAAGTAAAGCAGGACTTGCCAAAAGTGTGTCCTCCATACTGAATAAACTGAACACAACCCAGAAAAACGAGGCTTTGTTAGCTATGGCTGATGCGCTTGTCAGCCGATCGGCGGATATCATTGAAGCCAACGCTGAAGATCTCCGCCGCGGTAAAGAGCAAGGAACTTCCCCTTCCCTGCTGGACCGTTTGGCCTTGAATGAATCCCGGATTGAGGACATTGCTGAAGGGCTGCGTCAAATCGTTCAGCTACCAGACCCGGTCGGAGATACACTTGAAGTCATTGAACGCCCGAACGGACTAAACATTACCAAAATTCGCGTCCCGCTCGGTGTAATTGGTATCATATATGAAGCACGTCCCAACGTAACCGTTGATGCGGCTGGCTTGTGCCTCAAAACCGGTAATGCCGTTGTTCTGCGCGGCGGTTCCTCCGCCCTCTCCTCCAACCGCAAAATCGTTGAGGTGCTTCACGAAGCTATGACACATACCGCTCTTCCCAAAGATGCATTGCAGCTCATCGAGGATCCGAACCGATCTTCCGTTGACGAGATGCTGAAATTGAATGGACTGCTCGATGTCATTATCCCTCGCGGTGGCAGCTCGCTTATTCAAAATGTCGTCATGAATGCGACTGTGCCAGTAATTGAAACAGGAGCAGGCATCTGTCATACGTTTATAGATGCATCCGCTGATCCTGCTATGGCAGAAGCCATCTGTATCAACGCCAAAGTACAGCGTCCTTCCGTATGCAATTCGATGGAAACGTTGCTTCTTCATAAAAATTTTGCCGAGTCACATTTGGAAGAGCTCGCGGTGAAGTTCCAGAAATCTGGTGTGGAGCTTAGAGGCTGTGAGGAAACTAAAAAGCTAGTTTCATGGGTGATTCAAGCTTCGTCAGCGGATTATGCAACGGAGTACAATGATTATATACTTAACGTCAAGGTTGTAAACAATCTGGACGATGCCATGGATCATATTGCTGCCTATGGGACGAAGCATTCGGAATGTATCGTTACCGAGTCACAGGACAATGCTGAACGCTTTTTGCAGGGAGTGGATGCTGCAGCCGTGTATCACAATGCCTCAACCCGTTTTACTGACGGTTTCGAATTCGGTTTCGGAGCTGAAATCGGTATCAGTACGCAAAAGCTCCACGCCCGCGGTCCTATGGGGCTCCCATCTCTCACGTCCACCAAATATGTCATTCATGGCAATGGTCAAATCCGACAATAAAATCCAAGAAGGAGGAACAACTTATGTGTCAATCTCCCCAGAATCGGCCTTTGATTGAAAAGGCAATCACCTTCTACGGTGCAGGATCCATGGCTGAAGCCATTGTGCGCGGTCTCGCGAGCCGTTCAGTTATGCGTCCAGAGGACATTACTATGCTGAATCGAAGCAACTCTTTACGCTTGCAGGAGCTGCAGGATCGATATGGTGTGAAAGTCAGCAATGATGCTCAGGAGAAATTGGAAATACTGAAATCTTCCCCAGTTATCGTGCTTGCTATGAAACCCAAAGACGCTGCTAAGGCTTTGAAAGAACTCGGACCGATTCTGTCCGACGACCAACTGCTCGTCTCCGTCATTGCAGGACTATCCATCCAGACCACTCAAAATCTTCTTGGCAAAAAGCAGCCAATCGCACGTACCATGCCGAACACCTCCAGTTCTATTGGAATGGGTTCTACCGGTATTTCCTTCTCCAAGGAAATCGATGATCATACACGGCAGCTTGTATTGACCTTATTCGAAGCAGTCGGAGATGTCACTGTTATTGAAGAGGAGAAGATGGATATTCTGACCGGCATTTCCGGAAGCGGTCCGGCATACTTCTACTATCTGATGGAAGCGATGACTGCCGCCGGCATCCGGGGTGGGCTCACAGCCGATCAGAGCAGAGAGCTTACGCTGCAGACCATTATGGGTGCTGCCCGTATGGTGCAGGTTACCGGAGAACATCCTTCTGCATTGCGGGCCAAGATAACATCGCCGAACGGATCAACGCAAGCAGCCCTTGAAAGACTTGATCAAGGTGATTTTTTTGAAACAGTCATCTCTGCTGTAAACCGTTGTGCCGAACGCTCCCGTGAAATGGGTGCTGTGCTGAAAGGACAAATCTCATGAGCCAGTGTATAGCGACATACCGTATCCATGACGACCATGCCGATTTCCGCAAAAAAGCTGAGTCGATTGCCGTCGGTATGACCGTCGGCAGCTGGACGGAGCTACCGCAAGCCAAACGGGAGTCTCTGAAAAAACATCTGGGCGAAGTTTATGCTGTTGAGATTCATGAATCTCAAGATGGCCAGCCTGGAGGCAGATATGCTGATATCCGGATCGCTTACCCTGACATCAACTTTAGCCGAGATATCCCTGCTCTCTTAGTAACGGTGTTCGGCAAAATATCGATGGATGGGCGAATTAAGCTCATGTCGCTTAATCTGTCCGACGATTTTCTTACTGGTTTCCCGGGTCCAAAGTTCGGCATTGAGGGTGTCCGTCAACAGCTCGGTGTATTTGACCGCCCACTTCTTATGAGCATTTTCAAATCCGTCATCGGATTAAATGCGGACGAGCTGAGAGAACAGTTTATTCGCCAGGCGCGCGGAGGCGTAGACCTGATCAAGGACGATGAAATTTTGTTTGAAAATGAACTCACGCCGATTGCCACCCGCGTGAAACTGTGCATGCAGGCTGCAGCCGAAACGGAACTGGAGACTGGCAAGAAACTTCTGTATGCAGCCAATCTGACCGGACGCACTTCCGGCCTTCGGGAGCAGGCACTGCGGGCGATTGACGCAGGTGCGAATGCACTGCTCTTCAATGTGCTCTCCTATGGTTACGATGTCCTTCAGGAGCTCAGCTCAGATCCGGAGATCAGTGTACCGATCGCCGCTCACCCCGCACTGGCTGGTGCTCTTTATCCATCACCACACTACGGAATAGCTGCGCCAGTATTGCTTGGCCAATTGATGCGTCTCGCGGGAGCAGATTTGGTACTCTTCCCATCCCCTTACGGATCTGTCACGATGCCCCGTGATGAGAACCTCGCAATCCGGGATGAGCTGCACAAGGCGGATATGGGAGTCAAGCGCAGTATGCCGGTCCCATCTGCCGGAATTCACCCTGGTCTTGTTCCCAAGATCATCCGTGACTTCGGTTTGGATGTGGTGGTCAACGCTGGTGGAGGTATCCACGGTCATCCGATGGGGACTGAGGCGGGTGGCCGCGCTTTTGTACAAGCTATTCAAGCGGCTATAGACCGGACACCGCTTACCGATTATGCTGCGGCACATCCAGAATTGAAAGCTGCACTTGAACTATGGGGAGGAGAAGCATGACATCAGGAAGAAAACCGATCATTTTTTGCGATTTTGACGGAACGATAACGGCCAATGACAATATCGTTGCGATCATGAAGCATTTTAAGCCTGAGGGCTACAAGGCAGTCATGGAAGCCGTACTGGACCGGAGCATTTCCATCCGGGAAGGCGTTGGCCGCATGTTCGCTCTGTTCCCATCCTCCAGAAAAGCTGAACTTATCTCATACGTACTGGATCAAGCAATCATTCGAGAAGGGTTTAGCGAATTTCTAGACTACCTGAAATCAGAGAACATTCCGTTTTATGTTACCAGCGGCGGCATCGATTTTTTTGTTGATCCACTGCTTGAGCCATTCAGTATTCCAGAGGAGAATGTCTATTGCAATGGTGCTGATTTTGAAAGTGAGCATATCGAGATAACATGGCCTCATCCTTGTCAGGAACCGTGTGTCAATAACTGTGGTATGTGCAAGGTGACCGTGATGAACGACTTCCCTGCCGAGACTTACACCCGAGTTTTGATCGGGGACAGCATTACAGACTTTGAAGGGGCAAAACAGGCTGACCTTGTCTACTCCAGATCAACCCTTACAGAGCGGTGTAAGAAGCTTGGTGTGAAACACGTTCCTTTTGAAACTTTTACCGAAATCATTGAGGACATGAAACTTAAAAGACGCCAGGGGGTGCTGTAAATGAACTTTTCAGAAATTAAATTGGAGCAAAAACAAGCAGCGCTAAGCGAGCTTCGTGACGTCAAAGAGCTGTTCGCGTCTCGCGGCTGGTTCCCTGGCACAAGCGGCAATCTTTCCGTTCGGGTTGGGGAATACCTACCCGAGCAGTTCCATTTTGCTGTAACAGCCAGCGGCAAGGACAAATCTGTCCATACACCGGAAGATTACCTGTTCGTTGATCAAGACGGACGTCCTTGTGAAACAACCGGTCTGAAACCAAGTGCCGAGACGCTCATTCACTGTGAGATCTATCGTAAAACCGGATGCGGAGCTATTTTCCATGTACATACGATCGATAATAACTTGATCAGCGATTGGTATGGTGAGCAGGGTTACGTCCCCGCTAAAGGCATCGAATTGATTAAAGCTTTTAACATTTGGGAAGAGGATGCTGTGATTCAAATTCCGATTCTTCCAAATTATGCGGATATCCCGAAAATCGCAGAGCTTGTTCCCGAAGCACTTGATCCTGCCATTCCTGGTATCCTACTGCGGAATCACGGCATTTATGCGTGGGGACAAAATGCGTTCGAAGCCAAACGCCATCTGGAAGCCTTTGAATTTATTTTTGAATACACATATCGTCGTCTGCTTCTGAATGGGGCTCAAGCTACATCTTCAACATTGTAGTAACCATTGTACCTATAGAACCAGAACATTCAGGGCTGTCAATGTTTGAAGCTTGTCTTCAAGATTGACACCTTGTCTTTTGGTTGAAGAGAGGGTTTTGAAATTATGCTTTTAAGTCTATCCTTGGGCGCTATTTTATTTATTACAGGCGCTGTGTTGTTTATATTTCCACCTAAAAAGATTAACGGATTTTACGGCTACCGGACCTACTCCTCTATGAAAAATGAATGGAGTTGGAAAACTGCGAACCGATTCTGCAGTCAACTGATGATGATATTTGGCATCATTCTACTGAGCATTGCTGCAATAACTGGTCATTTTGCGACAACTGCCGTTAGTACGATCATTTCCTTCGTATTGATCAATATTTTGATCGAAAATAAATTAAAAAAAATGTAAAGCGGGCTCAACTGCCTCGTTTTACATTTTTTTATTTCTCCACTTGCCTATCGCACATTCCCACTCCGATCACGCACAATCACTTTTAACGATGAAGGAGCCGATACCGTCACATCGAGCTGGTGTGATCCTCTATTTATTCCGTAGCGTGGCGGCTCGGACAAGTTAATATACAGCACATTACCGGACTGCTTCGTCTGTATGAGAGAGGACAAGCTGTCCCCTTTCATCAATTCCTCTTCGGTTGTACGCAAGCTTCCAAATACGAGTAAATCTTCCGAACTAGTGGAATCACTCTTTACATTATACAAATGACTTCCTTGTACAATGACTTTAGTAACCCCTTTAGGTACATCCATGTTGATGTCCGGTATTTGCACAGTCTTATATACCGCGCCGATCTCACGGCGAATCGGATCCATTAGACCCGTTGAGGTGAGGGCAGCCATTACAATACACCCCAAGGTCAGAATTCCGATTAAGAGTATGCTAAATACGTCATATTTGACATAATCTCCTTTTCGGAAAAAGAGCGTGTATCCTACAATTTCTATCCCTAGTAGTACAAATATAATCGGCCACCATTTCAGAGCAGAATCAAATATCTCTGTCCCTTTCCACTGGGAAGTTAACACCAGCAGGCCTAGTAATAGCAGTGAGACTCCCATCGATAGCGTCCCGACTCTCCACTGCCGTACTGTTGTCGCCGGGACCAGTTCATTTCCTGACAGATTACTTATCTGATTCATGGAAAGGATACTCCTTTCTCAGTTTTTCTGTTTTCGAACCGGTCATCAATTTGATCCCGCCACCGATGAGCAGAATGGAAACAAGCCCGGTCTTCACATAGTTACGGATGTGGTAGCTAATTGGCACTTCTGGGAACATGCTCTCAAGGTAAGGAAGAACAACAGTTGTAAAGATAAAATACAGACCGAGTATGAGTAGACCTAGTCCAACCCATCTCTGATGATTAACAAAACCTTCAATTACTGGTTTATCACGAAGAGGTTCACGGCCGTAACGGCTTATCTGCTGTAGCCCATCAAAGAAGCAATAAAACCAGATCAACGGGATAAGAAACATAAACAGCGACAGTCTTAACACGTCCATTACATAAATGCTGCCCAGAAACATTACCATCATCTGAAATCCACGTTTTTGAAGCCCAAGATACATCTGGCCTGCTCCTGGAAATGCAGAGAGCAGTGTAGCGAACACTTTACTGCGCCGGCTTTCATCGCGTCCTGATTCCAATTCCTCGAACAACGTCCGATCTTGGATAAACTCGCCTGCCTGTTTACGGTGAACAAGCTGAACGACATCAAACATACAGTACAGCCAAATAATTGGTAGCATACCGAAAAACACCAGAAACACAGACTCGTTCGTTAGCCCAGTAAGAAACATCAGAATCGTCGCCAAGCCGAAAAAGGAGATAAGGAAGGATAATCCCCGCTGCATGAGGCCCAGCTGGAAATGCCCTAATCCAGGAATAAACGACAGCAAAATTGTATAGAAACGTTCGCTGTCATCGTTTTTATCCAGGGGTACTGTCATCGGACGGCCATATTCATCGTGAATCACTATGGTCGGTGTATATCTCAACAAGGCCACCAACAAATCGATCATGCTGATCCCCCATATCAATAACGCAACGAGTATGCCGAGAATTAATGGACTATCGCTACCCGTTCCGACGGCCAGAATAAATCCGCCCATCAGGATACCGAAAAACATCAGCGGATACAAAAGCGCCCGTCCTCTTCTGCCCCAGTAGTAGTGGCCCAGCCCGGGAATCACATTCATGATAAAGGCCAGCCCTTTATTGCGTTGTGGTTGCACAATGCATCATCCTTTCACTTTTGTCATTATCAACTTTATTAAGGTTTCAGTCGGTCAAGCCAGCTTGTCGTTTTTTCCATTAATTGTTTACTATAAGATGTAGATTGAGATAGTTTAGGAGCTGTATGGTGTGTATCTTCTGGAAACAATCGGTCAAACGTACCTGAGAACATCAACATAAGCGTAATGGAAGCGGCCACCGTATAATGAAACAACGGACGCTCATACCATCGACGCGGTCGGTCGGATGAAATCGGAACTATCCGGTTCCGGTAAGGAATAATCTCCTCGTTAGACAACACTCCGTCAGTAAAACCTTCAAGGTTTTCCAACGTAGGGAGCTCACTGTCGATTTCAGACATGACCTGCATATATACGTCCAAAGCAGCATCATCAGAAAGCATTAATGCTTCCCATGAAGACGCTTCTTCGGAAGAGCATTCTCCTTTTATGTAGCTGGCTGCCTGCAATCTCCAATTGGAATTCCGCATATTCATTTCCAGTCATCCTCCTTCCATGTGTTTCGGATCCACTGTCTGGCCCTGTAAAGCTTAGACTCAACCGTTTTAATGGTGACTCCGAGCTCAGCGGAAATTTGTTCGTAATTTTTTTCCTCTAGGTAAAAAGCGGTGACAACCTCACGATGATTATTCGGAAGACTGTTTACTTTTTGTCTCAACTCTTCTTTCTTTTCCTTGTTTATCAAATGAACAAGTGTATCTGGGTCCCGGGAAGGAATCCGTTCAAGTGCTTCACCATCTTCTCCCTGCTGTTCAGGGGACCTGCGCGTAATCTTACGTTTCAAATCAATCGATTTGTTAAGCGTTATGCGGGTGATC
Above is a window of Paenibacillus uliginis N3/975 DNA encoding:
- a CDS encoding pyridoxal phosphate-dependent aminotransferase codes for the protein MAKTKEPFQIQPASIMSKLPTQFFATLVSNVNRQVALGHDVINLGQGNPDLPTPSHIVNKLKESAENPLYHKYSPFTGYSFLKEAIAKRYKEEYNVDLDPESEVAILFGGKTGLVQLPQILLNPDDLCLVPDPGYPDYWSGVALAQAKMSFMPLTAENNFLPDYNSISPSDREKAKLMFLNYPNNPTSATAPLSFYEETVQFAAEHGIVVASDFAYGAIGFDGERPISFLQTPGAKEVGLEFYTLSKTYNMAGWRVGFALGNAKLISLINQLQDHIYVSLFGGIQAAAAEALTAPQNCVDDLVRQYQSRRDAFFDALSDIGWNAEKPAGSFFSWLSVPEGFTSVSFSNLLLEKAHVAVAPGIGFGTYGEGYVRIGLLSSEDRLREAAERIGKLGLFR
- the proB gene encoding glutamate 5-kinase translates to MPSRIVVKIGSSSLTSDEGGLNLEAINFFAGELAALREAGHEVLLVTSGAVAAGFRKIGYPIRPRLLHEKQAAAAVGQSLLMRSYQNAFGARGLIAAQILLTRTDFANRKRMNNASMTIDELLKQGVIPVINENDTVSIDELKFGDNDTLSALVANLVRARQLIILTDMDGLYTADPRKSPEAVRFEEVEEITDEIYALAGGAGSSVGTGGMRSKIDAAKIATRGGVPVFIGKANEAGDLMTALEGKGKGTYFATHLSSLPMKKQWLGFMSSPIGRIVVDDGAQEALLHGGHSLLPVGVKRVEGSFHAGDVVEVINSSNERLGRGIVNYDEDQLQTILGLPSGDVISAIGEVHRLEVIHRDEWITLK
- a CDS encoding glutamate-5-semialdehyde dehydrogenase; protein product: MSEVRSKAGLAKSVSSILNKLNTTQKNEALLAMADALVSRSADIIEANAEDLRRGKEQGTSPSLLDRLALNESRIEDIAEGLRQIVQLPDPVGDTLEVIERPNGLNITKIRVPLGVIGIIYEARPNVTVDAAGLCLKTGNAVVLRGGSSALSSNRKIVEVLHEAMTHTALPKDALQLIEDPNRSSVDEMLKLNGLLDVIIPRGGSSLIQNVVMNATVPVIETGAGICHTFIDASADPAMAEAICINAKVQRPSVCNSMETLLLHKNFAESHLEELAVKFQKSGVELRGCEETKKLVSWVIQASSADYATEYNDYILNVKVVNNLDDAMDHIAAYGTKHSECIVTESQDNAERFLQGVDAAAVYHNASTRFTDGFEFGFGAEIGISTQKLHARGPMGLPSLTSTKYVIHGNGQIRQ
- the proC gene encoding pyrroline-5-carboxylate reductase, translated to MCQSPQNRPLIEKAITFYGAGSMAEAIVRGLASRSVMRPEDITMLNRSNSLRLQELQDRYGVKVSNDAQEKLEILKSSPVIVLAMKPKDAAKALKELGPILSDDQLLVSVIAGLSIQTTQNLLGKKQPIARTMPNTSSSIGMGSTGISFSKEIDDHTRQLVLTLFEAVGDVTVIEEEKMDILTGISGSGPAYFYYLMEAMTAAGIRGGLTADQSRELTLQTIMGAARMVQVTGEHPSALRAKITSPNGSTQAALERLDQGDFFETVISAVNRCAERSREMGAVLKGQIS
- a CDS encoding 2,3-diketo-5-methylthiopentyl-1-phosphate enolase; translation: MSQCIATYRIHDDHADFRKKAESIAVGMTVGSWTELPQAKRESLKKHLGEVYAVEIHESQDGQPGGRYADIRIAYPDINFSRDIPALLVTVFGKISMDGRIKLMSLNLSDDFLTGFPGPKFGIEGVRQQLGVFDRPLLMSIFKSVIGLNADELREQFIRQARGGVDLIKDDEILFENELTPIATRVKLCMQAAAETELETGKKLLYAANLTGRTSGLREQALRAIDAGANALLFNVLSYGYDVLQELSSDPEISVPIAAHPALAGALYPSPHYGIAAPVLLGQLMRLAGADLVLFPSPYGSVTMPRDENLAIRDELHKADMGVKRSMPVPSAGIHPGLVPKIIRDFGLDVVVNAGGGIHGHPMGTEAGGRAFVQAIQAAIDRTPLTDYAAAHPELKAALELWGGEA
- a CDS encoding 2-hydroxy-3-keto-5-methylthiopentenyl-1-phosphate phosphatase — its product is MTSGRKPIIFCDFDGTITANDNIVAIMKHFKPEGYKAVMEAVLDRSISIREGVGRMFALFPSSRKAELISYVLDQAIIREGFSEFLDYLKSENIPFYVTSGGIDFFVDPLLEPFSIPEENVYCNGADFESEHIEITWPHPCQEPCVNNCGMCKVTVMNDFPAETYTRVLIGDSITDFEGAKQADLVYSRSTLTERCKKLGVKHVPFETFTEIIEDMKLKRRQGVL
- a CDS encoding methylthioribulose 1-phosphate dehydratase, yielding MNFSEIKLEQKQAALSELRDVKELFASRGWFPGTSGNLSVRVGEYLPEQFHFAVTASGKDKSVHTPEDYLFVDQDGRPCETTGLKPSAETLIHCEIYRKTGCGAIFHVHTIDNNLISDWYGEQGYVPAKGIELIKAFNIWEEDAVIQIPILPNYADIPKIAELVPEALDPAIPGILLRNHGIYAWGQNAFEAKRHLEAFEFIFEYTYRRLLLNGAQATSSTL
- a CDS encoding SdpI family protein, which encodes MLLSLSLGAILFITGAVLFIFPPKKINGFYGYRTYSSMKNEWSWKTANRFCSQLMMIFGIILLSIAAITGHFATTAVSTIISFVLINILIENKLKKM
- a CDS encoding RNA polymerase sigma factor; protein product: MQGAGRCLASIHYGKEERAIETERLITRILQGEQEAFRELVNLYSQHVFHTAYSVLRDAKEAEDASQEVFIQVFKALPQYRSEGFKTWITRITLNKSIDLKRKITRRSPEQQGEDGEALERIPSRDPDTLVHLINKEKKEELRQKVNSLPNNHREVVTAFYLEEKNYEQISAELGVTIKTVESKLYRARQWIRNTWKEDDWK